In Alphaproteobacteria bacterium, the following proteins share a genomic window:
- the rplM gene encoding 50S ribosomal protein L13 gives MKTYSAKPADVERKWFVIDAEGLVLGRLASLVAMRLRGKHKAIYTPHIDCGDHIVVVNAEKVAITGNKRSDSKFFWHTGYPGGIKERTWDQILTGKHPERLIQKAVERMLPKTKLGRDVIGKLHVYAGPDHPHAGQQPEVLDIAAMNAKNSRSA, from the coding sequence ATGAAAACCTACTCGGCCAAACCCGCCGACGTAGAGCGCAAATGGTTCGTGATCGACGCCGAGGGCCTGGTTCTGGGCCGGCTGGCGTCGCTGGTGGCCATGCGCCTGCGCGGCAAGCACAAAGCCATTTACACCCCGCACATCGATTGCGGCGACCATATCGTGGTGGTCAATGCCGAGAAGGTGGCGATCACGGGCAACAAGCGCTCCGATTCCAAGTTCTTTTGGCACACCGGCTATCCCGGTGGCATCAAGGAGCGCACCTGGGACCAGATCCTGACCGGCAAGCACCCGGAGCGGCTGATCCAGAAGGCCGTGGAGCGCATGCTGCCGAAGACCAAGCTGGGCCGTGACGTGATCGGCAAGCTGCATGTCTATGCCGGCCCCGACCATCCGCACGCGGGCCAGCAGCCGGAAGTGCTGGACATCGCCGCCATGAACGCCAAGAACTCGCGGAGCGCGTAA
- the rpsI gene encoding 30S ribosomal protein S9: MAEERTSLADLKDALANAQQPDGATDGDAIPGLAEVTFAEPQIDEHGRSYGTGRRKDAVARVWIKPGVGKFSVNGRSLEDYFARPTLRQIIVQPFKTTNRMDQFDIYCTVSGGGLSGQAGAVRHGLSRALVNFEPGLRPALKHAGFMTRDSRVVERKKYGKPKARRSFQFSKR, from the coding sequence ATGGCTGAAGAACGCACCTCCCTCGCCGATCTGAAAGACGCGCTGGCCAATGCCCAGCAGCCGGACGGCGCCACCGACGGCGACGCGATCCCGGGTCTGGCCGAAGTCACCTTCGCCGAGCCGCAGATCGACGAACACGGTCGCTCCTACGGCACCGGCCGGCGCAAGGACGCGGTCGCCCGTGTCTGGATCAAGCCCGGCGTCGGCAAGTTTTCGGTCAACGGCCGCTCGCTCGAGGACTATTTCGCCCGGCCGACGCTGCGCCAGATCATCGTGCAGCCGTTCAAGACCACGAACCGGATGGACCAGTTCGACATTTACTGCACCGTCTCCGGCGGCGGCCTGTCCGGCCAGGCCGGCGCGGTCCGTCACGGTCTGTCGCGCGCACTGGTGAATTTCGAACCGGGCCTGCGCCCGGCGCTGAAGCATGCCGGCTTCATGACCCGCGACAGCCGCGTGGTCGAGCGTAAGAAATACGGCAAGCCGAAAGCGCGTCGCAGCTTCCAGTTCTCGAAGCGCTAA
- a CDS encoding gamma carbonic anhydrase family protein encodes MTNHNPAREGLVLPYNGIVPKIGREVFLAPGTIVVGNVAIGDEASLWYNTVVRADVHEVTIGARTNLQDGTVVHVTGGRFGTYIGNDILIGHQCVIHGCTIHDRAFIGMRALILDGAVVESDAMLAAGAVLTPGKVVPTGELWAGAPAKKMRDLSPEEIERHKLATAGYVKNAKEHRASLG; translated from the coding sequence ATGACGAACCACAACCCCGCCCGCGAGGGCCTGGTCCTGCCCTATAATGGCATTGTCCCGAAGATCGGACGGGAGGTGTTCCTCGCGCCCGGCACCATTGTCGTCGGCAATGTCGCCATCGGCGACGAGGCCAGCCTCTGGTACAACACCGTGGTGCGCGCCGACGTGCACGAGGTGACAATCGGCGCCCGCACCAACCTGCAGGACGGCACGGTGGTGCACGTCACCGGCGGTCGCTTCGGCACCTATATCGGCAACGACATCCTGATCGGCCACCAGTGCGTGATCCACGGCTGCACCATTCACGACCGCGCCTTCATCGGCATGCGCGCGCTGATCCTGGACGGTGCCGTGGTGGAATCCGACGCCATGTTGGCTGCCGGCGCGGTGCTGACGCCGGGCAAGGTGGTGCCGACCGGCGAACTCTGGGCCGGGGCGCCGGCCAAGAAGATGCGCGACCTGTCGCCCGAAGAGATCGAGCGCCACAAGCTGGCCACGGCCGGCTATGTGAAGAATGCCAAGGAGCACCGCGCCTCGCTCGGCTGA
- a CDS encoding NIPSNAP family protein, with amino-acid sequence MLFDVRTYTCRPGTIRKQMALYEEHGLAVQTKHLGQPAFYGLTETGDVNTYLHIWAYEDAADREKRRAAMQADPDWHAFLAKTGEAGYLIAQNNTLMVNAPFFKLNR; translated from the coding sequence ATGCTGTTCGACGTGCGCACCTACACCTGCCGCCCCGGCACGATCCGCAAGCAGATGGCGCTTTACGAGGAGCACGGCCTGGCGGTGCAGACCAAGCATCTGGGCCAGCCGGCCTTCTATGGCTTGACCGAGACCGGCGACGTGAACACCTATCTGCATATCTGGGCCTATGAAGACGCCGCCGACCGCGAAAAGCGCCGCGCGGCGATGCAGGCCGACCCCGACTGGCACGCCTTCCTGGCCAAAACGGGCGAAGCCGGCTATTTGATCGCCCAAAATAACACGTTAATGGTGAATGCGCCGTTCTTCAAACTCAACCGTTAG
- a CDS encoding FAD-dependent monooxygenase translates to MSWQGRAVTIIGAGIGGLALAAALSQRGIGVEIYEQATAFARVGAGIQMSPNAMRVLRGLGLEDRIRAGAFQPETWDSRDWDTGAYTNRATLGAATEARYGAPYIQMHRGDLHEFLASAVPEGIVRFGKTLTRIEDRPDGYRLSFADGTSAHAETLLGIDGVHSVVRRHLLGAEAPRFMGRAAYRTTFPARLLGGVRIDDNTKWWGPDRHIVIYYTTRTRDELYFTTSQPETDWTTESWSAEGDLAEMRAAFRGFHADVQAVLAACPRVNKWALFERDPLPVWARGAACLLGDACHPMLPYMAQGAASSLEDAAVLARCFDELGLDDAAPVFRRFEALRQPRTGELQRTSHQNTFMQRRTNPDWVYGYDAWTVPLDAAP, encoded by the coding sequence ATGTCCTGGCAGGGACGCGCCGTCACGATTATCGGCGCCGGCATTGGCGGGCTGGCGCTGGCCGCCGCGCTCTCGCAGCGCGGCATCGGCGTCGAGATCTACGAGCAGGCCACGGCCTTTGCCCGCGTCGGCGCCGGCATCCAGATGAGCCCGAACGCCATGCGCGTGCTGCGCGGCCTGGGCCTGGAGGACCGTATCCGCGCGGGCGCCTTCCAGCCCGAGACCTGGGACAGCCGCGACTGGGACACCGGCGCCTACACCAACCGGGCCACGCTGGGCGCGGCGACAGAGGCGCGTTACGGCGCGCCCTATATCCAGATGCACCGCGGCGACCTGCACGAATTCCTGGCGTCCGCCGTGCCGGAGGGGATCGTTCGCTTCGGCAAGACGCTGACGCGGATCGAGGACCGGCCGGACGGCTATCGCCTGTCCTTCGCCGACGGCACTTCGGCCCATGCGGAAACGCTGCTGGGCATTGACGGCGTCCACTCGGTGGTGCGCCGGCACCTGCTGGGGGCGGAGGCGCCGCGTTTCATGGGCCGGGCGGCCTATCGCACCACGTTTCCGGCGCGCCTGCTGGGCGGCGTCCGGATCGACGACAACACCAAATGGTGGGGGCCGGACCGGCACATCGTCATCTATTACACGACGAGGACCCGCGACGAGCTCTATTTCACCACCAGCCAGCCCGAAACCGACTGGACCACCGAATCCTGGTCGGCGGAGGGCGATCTGGCGGAGATGCGGGCCGCCTTCCGCGGCTTTCATGCCGATGTGCAGGCGGTGCTGGCGGCCTGCCCGCGCGTGAACAAATGGGCCCTGTTCGAGCGCGACCCGCTGCCGGTCTGGGCGCGCGGCGCGGCCTGCCTGCTCGGCGACGCCTGCCACCCGATGCTGCCCTACATGGCCCAGGGTGCGGCCTCGTCGCTGGAGGATGCGGCGGTGCTGGCCCGCTGTTTCGACGAATTGGGGCTGGACGACGCCGCGCCGGTGTTCCGGCGGTTCGAGGCGCTGCGCCAGCCGCGCACCGGCGAACTGCAACGGACCTCGCACCAAAACACCTTCATGCAGCGCCGCACCAACCCGGACTGGGTCTATGGCTACGATGCCTGGACGGTGCCGCTGGACGCGGCTCCCTGA